AAATTACAAGTAGAAGTACAAGTAGTTGAGTGGAAGTATAAAGTATAGTATGACatgatttataataaaaaggGGGATTGTAGTATTTTTACTCATTTATTCTACTTTTAATTTACTGCATTCCCCCGTCAGAACTTCAATCCCGATTTGCAGTAATATTCACTCTGTCGGAAGATTATATTTACACAAAGAAACCTTAAATGTAATCTACTATGAATAGGAGTCATGATtctgatatttaaaatatacactttttattgttgttagtTTACTTTACATATTGCCCAGAACCTAATAATAAACTCCATTTATGTCATGtgttttaataacaataataaatattcaGCTGAATAGCATCTGGAATGTAAACACATAGAGAAAGGAAATTCCTTTTAACCTTCTTATATAgtcattatataatatatatatatatatatatatatatatatatatatatatatatatatatatatatatatatacagagcaGGTACCGACATTTCATATTCAGGCTTCACTGCAAAACACCCACTGAACTGAAGCTGGTCATCAAACCAACAAAAaactttcatgacattttattttttatttacatataatcATTTTGTTTCCGCATGTTAATGGTTGCGTGTCGCCTCGTCTCCGGATGGCAGCGTCACTTCCTGCTCTCAACAGCTGCTGCGTCTCAGTTCCACACATTTTTGTTTACGTTATTCGCCGGTTGGATACAActtgtctttttctgttttgtacCGACAGCAAACCCAATAACcaccaaatataaaaatattttatgacTTTCATTTTCCTactttgtgcatttgtttttgtagtCTGTCACTTTTGCCGTGTGAACTAGCTTCAACTTTAAAAAACGCTTCCACCGACCGCGTGAGTCTGGAACTGAGACACAGCTTCTCAGCTGTGGTTGGTTCTTCTCCCACTCgagatgcgttcaggctccacctcctctttgcccGTATAAGGACATCCTGGCTGCGGCAGATGGTGcgggcatgttttttttaaattataaacttctccatctcccccccacccctgacACCCACCCTGTTGGTCAGTTCCACATCggcaccagctgctggctgattgtttatatttgtatccCCGTCAGCGTTGAATCCTGGAGACCATGTAGTAGAGCAGGAAGAAGGCCAGGACCAGGCCCACGGACACGTAGCAGAGGATGCGGCGGTTGTCTTTGCCGGATCGCACCATGGTGGAGAAACGCTTCACGCTGCCGCTCAGCAGGCCCGTCGCACTCAGGAAGTTCGAGTCCTGACGAGcaaaaaggagaagaggaagtagAGATTGTGAAGTTGGCCTATATTTAAGACAACctggtgttattattattattattattataccctATTTTAGCTCAACGTACCCGCCGTGTGGAAatagcatttatttttacaatcagCACTTGCAAATGACAAAGtagtacaaaatgtaaaccGTACTTTGGTGTTTCATTGTTAACCTCTTTACTTAAGAtttcattaaacattttttCTCCTCGTGCCTGAACGTCAAGTCTCACGAGAacctttgtttttaattaatgccAGACTCTTGTCCTATGGAAAAACAACACTCTTTGGTCTAAGACAGCTCAAAGGTCACACTGATGTTTCCAGGGACATGGCATGGGAATTATGGTAATATTATGCAagtaatatttataaataaagaaataaaatattgcTTTCCAGGTCAGACGTACTCACCATGCCGTCCAGATACTCGTTCTGATCGTCAGCCTCTCTGTCGATGTCGTACGCCAGCTGTCGGATTCAGAGACAAGACAGATCATccggttaaaaaacaaaaaacaaacacaggttCTTAAACCTAGAGTGGAATTAGTTGtgtatttgactctaaatggaccataatttactaaatgaacatcacgctgtattgaagaagactttaagATAgggattgagaccataaactcatgtttacaatgtttactgaggaaataaatcaagagagaagtagtatTTCATAGACATTTATACAAGAaacgctccctggtggtcagtagagagaatgcagctttaagacgcTTCAGAGGTTGCCACCTCGGTGAAAGGAGCATAAATGTTACACCGACAGAAACGGCATGCCGGGTAAAGCTTTCTGCACTCTAGTATTGCTAGGGGAGGAGATGACGCCACGGCAGGTGTGTTGGGAGTGTATTTGTCTGGATGGTGGCACTGGTGAGATGGTGAAACCGGTAATTGAAGGGAGTGTTTGTTGGTTCTGACTCACCGACTTCAATCGGGAGACTTTGGCGGCCAGGTTCTCCGCCAGGCGTTTGTTTTCAGTGTCCAGCATGTCGTCCACAGAGTCGTGACCTTGGGGAACGCACAAACACGGGATCAGAAATGTAACGTGGGTTGTTTCCGTGTAAAGTCCTCTGCAGGTTCTGTTGCATTCATAATattcaatttacaaatatgaaagtgataacaaaaacataaataaaattaagCAAAGTCCTGAGCCCCAACCTGTAACACTTTTGTGTGGCTTTTCACACTTTGAGTTGAGTTCTTAGAAAGAACAATACAATCTCTAAACTTATTGTGAAAACTGCATAATTAATTCCAATTAAATGGACGCAAACTGATGAACATGTGAtaaatacgatacgataatataCTTTAATGTACCCCTTAGGGAAATATTTTTCTTGGTTTCAGCATCACTGCAACAGACAAgtaaacatataataaaaaggCCAATAAAGTGtgatacattatatacatatggtaaaaaaaagaaagaattaaaacaatgttttcagcAAAATTATGTAAtaaaattacaattttttttttaaattcccacTTTTTCTagtaatttaatgtttttttattctttttaaatcatcTGCTAATTAACGCCGCATAACTATATCACCGCGCTATCGTTTCCTGAATCTGTCTTTTGGTTTCATGACGTTCCGATCTTACGTACTTTACGTAATCACGTGCTTTACGGAAAACGAACAGGAAACCccgttagattttttttaaatcactagcgacccccccccccccgcccctcaaTTTAATTGACGTCACCTGCGTATCTTCGTGAAAATAACGGTAAGTACCTGACTTTTACATAAAtggtaaaacatgttttcttctccaggtgaatttaataaaacattaaagtgtCGTTTAGGGAACTCGTcaactgaatttttttttatctcaaccGAAGCTATTTGCTAGCGTCATTGAACGTTAGCATCAACGTTAGCATCAACGTTAAAAAACACGAATTAACTTTATAGCGACACGTGAATTCCTCGCGAAGCAACCGGACAGTGTGATAACTGATTAAATACCCGACGTTCGTCCATTATTGAATTAGCTTAACAGATTTCCAAAGGGTCTTAACTGGCGGCGGCTCTTCCGGTTGAACCCGTTTCTCACTGTCACGCGCCACCGAGGACTTGTCTCCTCACGCGacggcagtttttttttttttaaacgttactGGGATACAATAAATAACGTACGTTAGCGTTGCTGaatcgccccccccctcccgttaAAAGTATGTTTCCCACCGCAGAGATACCGTTtacaggaggtgtgtgtgtgtgtgtgtgtgtgtgtgtgtgtgtgtgtgtgtgtgtggggggggggggggggtttgattCACCCGGTCCACCGTGTCCGGTTCGGAGGACCAGGAGAAAGTGTGAACGGTATTCTTGTAAGAAAGCAACGTTAACAGCGTCTCTTAAGCACGTTTTTTCCCCCTCGCTGTCGTACAGAAAGCAAGCTCAATAATTCACGTATCTCTTGAATGGGCGATATGTGCCTATTTAAAAGCGAGTACGTgtcacacaataataataaaaagattacCTCGATTCCAGTCCGCCATGTTGTCTAGTGACGTCACGATCAGCTGTGTACACGTTTTGAGAGGACCGCTCCTCCCCACCAGCTCTCATAACTTCttctttggtaaaaaaaaaacaaccccagcGTAGCCACCATTATCGCCATCTGCTGGACGGGGAGCGTATACGCAGGAAAATTAAgcaaaaccacaacaaatatAAACTAAATTCTCTCTATTATGGCCGTTTTGCATTTCCAGACTCCTGTCATGATGGTTTTAATCTGTGTTAGTAGTATGTTTTAATGTTGGTGCATGGAAGACAAATTGAGCAAAAGGGTTgatatgtgatttaaaaaagtctttgttttgttgtgtctcAGTTGTGTAATAACAGTATAAAGCATCTATATGAAGATATTTTGtgaaacaaatatgtgtgtacatatggaCAGGGCCTTAAGGTGGCCAGTGTGTGCtatgtgcactgtgtgtgtgtgtgtgtgtgaccacgtATCATCcacgcacacactgtacagACCGTTAAGCTGATCCCAGGTCAGCTTGCCCTGTGTGGAGTGAACCAATTCACACAGAATTCATTTatcaaacaggttttttttccccacagacTTTAATCTTCCTTAtgggattaattaattaatttgcactATATAACAGTCTCTGTTTTAATCACAGCCAAGTGAGTATGAGAATAAACGTACAAATTAATACTATTAGTTATCATTGCTGCAAGAATCGTCTCTCTACTAGACTGGTGAATGTGGGAAACGTTCCAACGAGTCCTAAAACAACTTTGGTCAAGTGAGTTttagagtgtgtgagtgtgtgtgtgtgtgtgtgtggggggggggaggtcaaaggtcgcacTAGCTCAGTGTTAAAACACTATGATGCAAATGTGAAACAGTGATatcaccctgtgtgtgtgtgtgtgtgtgttcagttaaTCCGCCTGTGTCTCCATGTGCTGtaatccacctgtgtgtgtgtgtgtgtgtgtgtgtgcgcgcacgtgtgtgcgtgtgtgtgtgtgtgtgtgtgtgccacctGACGTCAACCAACATCAGTGCTGCTCAGATGGTGGGGGGAAGGGAAAAGTGTGCATCTGTTTTCTTTCTACGTGTGTTTTTCTCCCtaagacaacaaaacaaccgGAGTGTACAACACCGAATGCAGTCCGAGCACTGAGGACCGGATCGATATCACAGTTAGAGGGTTGCTAGGCTGTTTCCTGGTGGTtgtaccccccacccccccaccagtTGCTCCTCATCTCTCAAGTCCGTTGAGATCATGGTGTTTTCCTCCCAGCGGGCGGAGCTCAAGCGGCAGCAGGTTGAGGACG
Above is a genomic segment from Cyclopterus lumpus isolate fCycLum1 chromosome 6, fCycLum1.pri, whole genome shotgun sequence containing:
- the bet1l gene encoding BET1-like protein, producing the protein MADWNRGHDSVDDMLDTENKRLAENLAAKVSRLKSLAYDIDREADDQNEYLDGMDSNFLSATGLLSGSVKRFSTMVRSGKDNRRILCYVSVGLVLAFFLLYYMVSRIQR